One endosymbiont 'TC1' of Trimyema compressum genomic window, AAATAAGACCAATGTCTTTTTTTCTTAACTTCTGCCATAATCACCATCTCCTTTTTATAAAATTCCCTACTGTTGACCTCTGTTTCTATCTACGAAAAAATGATCCAATAGAAACACAACCAACAAATAGAAAGTAAAGACCACTAAAAAATGTGATAGTTGCTGCACCAATTGATAGGTTGAAAAATATTATTAAAGCAAACACAATAGAAATAATTGCTGCAATTAAGAAAATCCACCAACTGGAAAAGTAAGTTCTTTTAAAACCAAAAGCAGTAAATAATAATAAGCCCATAGCAAAAATAATAATTGCTAAAATCATTGGTAAAAGAACTGCTAGTACATTAACATTAAATAAAAGTACTATCCCTATTAATAAAACCATAATAGCGACAAACAAGAGCCAATAACTATTTACAATTTTTCTAACTCTAAAAAACTCTATTAAAGTTAAGACACCTGCTATAATAAATACAACACTAATACAGATATTTAAAATATTCATTGCTGCATTAGAATTAAACATAAATACAATTCCTAAAATAATAAATGCAATGCCTATTACTAAACTAAGCCAACCTTTTTCTACTTTTTCCACTAGAAAAACCTTTTTTAATGATAATCTAATAATCTAATAATCTAAGATTTATGTCCATTATACACTAATTTTCTATAGTTATTATCTTGTTTTATCAGAAAAATTTCTTATTTCATTATATACTTTTTATTTAAATAACAATTTTAGTAAAAACTAATGCAAAAATGTTGGAAAAGGGATATAATGGGGATATATTAATCAATAAATGGAGGAGAAATAATGGAAAATTTAAAGTTTACTAAAAACCATGAATGGGTTCGTGTTGAAGGAGATAAAGCAGTTATTGGTATTAGTGACTATGCTCAAC contains:
- a CDS encoding HdeD family acid-resistance protein; the encoded protein is MEKVEKGWLSLVIGIAFIILGIVFMFNSNAAMNILNICISVVFIIAGVLTLIEFFRVRKIVNSYWLLFVAIMVLLIGIVLLFNVNVLAVLLPMILAIIIFAMGLLLFTAFGFKRTYFSSWWIFLIAAIISIVFALIIFFNLSIGAATITFFSGLYFLFVGCVSIGSFFRR